The Solicola gregarius DNA window CAGTCCGGGCCGTAGAAACTGCGCAGGCTCAGTCGAGGTAGTCGCGCAGCACCTGTGAGCGCGACGGGTGGCGCAACTTGCTCATCGTCTTCGACTCGATCTGGCGGATCCGCTCGCGCGTGACGCCGTAGACCTTACCGATCTCGTCGAGGGTCTTGGGCTGGCCATCGGTCAGACCGAAGCGCATCGAGACGACGCCCGCCTCGCGTTCGCTGAGCGTGTCGAGTACCGCGTGCAGCTGCTCCTGCAGCAGCGTGAACGACACGGCGTCGGCCGGCACGATCGCCTCGGAGTCCTCGATCAGGTCGCCGAACTCGGAATCGCCGTCCTCGCCGAGCGGGGTGTGCAGGCTGATCGGCTCGCGGCCGTACTTCTGTACCTCGACGACCTTCTCGGGGGTCATGTCGAGCTCGACGGCGAGTTCCTCGGGGGTGGGCTCGCGACCGAGGTCCTGCAGCATCTGGCGCTGCACCCGGGCGAGCTTGTTGATGACCTCGACCATGTGCACCGGGATACGGATGGTGCGCGCCTGGTCGGCCATCGCGCGGGTGATCGCCTGCCGGATCCACCAGGTGGCGTACGTCGAGAACTTGTAGCCCTTGGTGTAATCGAACTTCTCGACCGCGCGGATCAGACCGAGGTTGCCCTCCTGGATCAGATCGAGGAACAGCATGCCGCGACCGGTGTAACGCTTCGCGAGCGAGACGACGAGCCGCAGGTTCGCCTCCAGCAGGTGGTTCTTCGCGCGCTTGCCGTCGACGGTGATCCACTCGAGCTCTTCGGTCAGCTTCGCCGAGATCTTGTCGCCCGAGGCGAGCTTCTCCTCGCTGAACAGACCCGCCTCGATCCGCTTGGCGAGCTCGACCTCCTGCGCCGCGTTGAGCAGGGATACCTTGCCGATCTGCTTCAGGTAGTCCTTGACCGGGTCGGCGGTCGCGCCGGCGACCGTGACCTGCTGCTCCGGCTCGTCTGTGTCATCGGTCGTGGAGAGCGTGAAGCCCTGCTTCTCGTCCTCCTTGAGCGTCGGGTCGTTGGCGAGGTCCTTCTCGAACTCCTCGTCGGGGATGTCGGCCAGCACCTTCTTGCCCGACTTGTCGACCTTCGTGACGGCCTCGGCCGTCGTCGTCGCCTTGCCCGCCGTCTTCTTGGCAGCGGCCTTCTTCGCCGTCGGCTTCGCGGCCTTCTTGGCTGCGGGCTTCTTCTTCGCGGCCTTCTTGGTCGACGCGGTGACGGTCGCCCGGCTGCTCGCGGCGGCGGCAACGCGCTTGGGCGAGTCGGACCCCGTGACCTCTACCGTGATGCCGGAGTCGGCGAGCAGACGTAGCAGCGCCTTGTGGTGGGAGGGCGATATCGACGCCGCTGCGACCGTGGCGCGTACGTCGTCCGCGCTGACGCGACCCGTGGACTTGCCCGTCTCGATCAGATCGGTCACTGCCGGGGAGTTGAGCAGAACGTGTTGCATGGTGCTAGCCGTGCTGGCGGACACAAAAGACCTCTCGACTACGGAATGATGGCGCGGCAAACCACCCTCCGGTCAACCGCAGCACACCAAGTCTGCCACGCCTTCGGCGCAGAATCACGGCGACCCTGCGCGCGCGGCGCGGGGAGTGCTCTACTTCTCGGCCTTGACCGCCAGCACAGGGCATGGCGAGTCGAGGAGTACGCGCTGCGCATTGCTCCCGAGGATCAGTTTCCCGACCGGCGAGCGCCGGCGTAGGCCGATGACGATGAAGTCGGCGTTCAGGTCTTCGGCGACCTTGATCAGGTCGTCGGCGGGATCCATGCCGCGTACCAGCTGGCGGATCTCGTGGTCGACGCCGGCATCCTGCAGCTTGTCGCGCACCTCCTGCAACTGCTGTTCGGTCTCGAGTGCGTCGTCGCGGTCGAAGTCGCGACCGCCCCGGTGGGAGTTGACGACAACGAGCCGGGCGTTACGCAGGACCGCCTCCTCGGCGGCTCGGTCGAGCGCGGCTCTGCCTTCCTGCTTAGGGACGTAGCCCACCACGATCGTGCTCATGACTGGCACCCTCCTGTCGTCGCGTTCGAAACCGCCATCGGCGATGGTCGCCATGAGGCTATCCGATATGAGTCCCGGCGGCGACGGGTCCGAGTGGCTCGGTTGTGGACAACGGCGCCGATCGCCTGCCACCACGGCATCCTGACAGACATGAGACGCATCAAGCCGGAGCTCGACGGCGTCGACGCCGACCGCGCCGACGCGTTCGCGCGGTGGCGCATCCTCGGCCTGCGCGGCACCTGCCACGGTCGCGGGTTCAAACCGCGCCTCGGCCTCGTCACGATCGCCGACGTCAACGGCGCCCGTCATCTGCCCGAGGATGTCGCCTGGTGGGAGCCGCCACGACCCGTCGTCGGCCCGCGCGTCGTCTCGCTGCGACTCGTCGACGCCGGCCTCGCGACCGAGATCGCGGCACGGCTGCTGAACGAGGCCGGCGGCGAGCCGGTCGTCGCCGTGTGGACCCGACTGGGTGCCAACGACGAGACCGACAGCGACGTGTGCTGGTGGTCCGCCCTACGTCAGGGAGCTGCGATCGCCGAGGTGGCGATCCCTCCGATGCTGGTGATCACGCGTTCCGGCTGGAGGTGCGTGCCGCACGGATCGAGCCGCACCTGGCGACGGCTGCGGCCGACCGCGTAGGCCGTGTCTGCTTGTCCGGTGTCGACCAGCGAGCGGGTCTCCGCGCCCGATCCGGCAAGGCGCAGGAGCGAAAATGGAGCCGACCCTCACAACGACCAGGCGTGCACCGGCTCGTTGCTGTGCATCCGCTCCTCGTACGCGAGCACGACCGCCCGCAGCGCGTCGAGCCGGCTGCGCCGCGCATCGTCGTACGCCTTGCGGAACGCCGCGATCTGCCACGTCGAACCGTTGCGGCCCGTGAGACACCGTTGTTCGATGACGCCGAGCAGCCGGTCGCGCTCCCGCGCACCGACGCCGAACGACTCGAGCCCTTCGTACGCGAGCGGCAGCAGCCGACGCAGGACGAGCTCCGTCGCCGGCACGGCGCCGAGCCCGGGCCAGAACAGCTGCGCGTCGATGCCGTGCCGGGCGGCGGTGTGGAAGTTCTCCTCGGCGGCGCTGAACGACATCTGCGACCACAGTGGCCGTTCGTCGCCGACCAGCGCTCTCGTGACGCCGAAGTAGAACGCCGCGTTGGCCATCGTGTCGACGATCGTCGGCCCCGCCGGGAGCACGCGGTTCTCGACGCGTACGTGCGGCCGGTCCGCGACGACGTCGTACACCGGGCGGTTCCAGCGGTAGATCGTGCCGTTGTGCAGTCGCAGCTCCGCAAGCGACGGGGTGTCGCCCCGCTCGAACACCTCGACCGGATCCTCGTCCTCGAGAATCGGCAGCAACGCCGGGAAGTAGCGGACGTTCTCCTCGAACAGGTCGAAGATCGAGTTGATCCACCGCTCGCCGAACCACACGCGGGAGCGAACGCCCTGCGTCTTGAGCTCTTCGCTGCGGGTGTCCGTCGCCTGCTCGAACAGCGCGATCCGCGTCTCGTGCCATAGCTGCTTGCCGAGCAGGAACGGCGAGTTCGCACCCAAGGCGAGTTGCACCCCCGCGACCGCCTGCGAGGCGTTCCAGTACGGCGCGTAGTCGTCCGGACTGACCTGCAGATGCAGCTGCGTACTCGTGCACGCCGCCTCGGGGACGATCGTGTCCGCGGTCGTCTGCAGCCGGTCGGCACCGTCGATCGTGATCGAGATGTCCTCGCCACGAGCGGCAAGGATCTGGTCGGACAGCAGCTCGTACCGCGGGTTCGGCGACAACGACTCGGCGGTCATGTGGCCGTGCTCCAGCGTCGGCAGGATGCCGATGACGAGCAGGTGTGCCCCGACACCCGAAGCCTTGCGCGCCGCCTCGTTGAGGTCGTCGCGGATCCCGCTCTCGAACGCCTCCAGGCCACCGTCGTCGAGCCGTCGGGGTGGCACATTGATCTCGATGTTGAACTGGCCGAGCTCGGTCTGGAAGTCGTCGTCGGCGATCGCCTCGAGCGCCTCGACATTCTTCAGCGCAGGTGAGCCCTGCTCGTCGATGAGGTTCAGCTCGATCTCGATACCCGACATCGGTCGGTCGACGTCGAACCGCGACGCACTGAGCATGCGGGCGAACACGTCCAGGCAGCGACGTACCTTCGCCCGGTATCGAGTGCGGTCCTCGCGACTGAACGTACGCTGGTCGACTTCCTGGCCCATGGCGGCTCCCGTGCAACTGGTGCGCCCGAGTCTGCCATCCCCGAGCGCGTCATGCGGATTGTTGCTCGGCCTCGGGTGGAAACTGCGAGCGGATCATCGCCGGGTCGAACGGCCGCCACGCGCTCGGCGGCACGCAGCGCTCGAGCATGTCCGTGAGCAAGGTGCCCATCGAATAGGCCGGTTCGACCTCGCTGACGCGGTCGAGCGCACAGCGGGCCTGCGTGCCGTTCCCGGACAGCCAGCACGCGAACGCCGCGAGACACAGGGGCGCCGGCTCGAAGGGCGAGACCGCCCGCTGCGCGACGCCCGTCCACAGTTGCCGATGGTGCTCGGCGTTGTCGCGGTCGATGTACGACCACGCGAGGTCGCGTACGGGCAGGAGCAGCGTCCAGATGGTGAGCCGAGCGGCATCCTCGTCACTCAGCGAACCGGCGCGCTCGCCGTCGAGCTCCGACAGCAGGTCGGTCACGTACGCAGCACCCGCGCGCAGCAGGTCCGGATGCCGGCCGAGCCGGCCGTGGTCCCACGACTGCTCGTCCTCCACGTCGAGGCCCCCGGCGGCGAGGACCTCGGTCACCATCCGCTCGGTCACGGCCTCCATCTCGACGCGCCGGGCACCCGCGACACCATGGAACCGCTGCTCGACGGCGGACCGGTCGGGAAGCACCTCGAGCCCGTTGAAGACGGCGTCCGCAAGCGTCGACGACGACTCGATGTCGTACGGCGTGCCGTCCGACGGGCAGCATTCCTCACGGTCGCAGTCGTACGACCAGTAGCGCGCCCCGTCGCAGCGCACCGCCTCACGTACGTCGATGTCGTGCTGCGACAGCTTCCGGCGCAGTTCGGCCACGAGCGCGTCGGCGGACAACCGGTCGACTCCGCGTACGTCGCTGCTCGGCTCGGGCTCGGTGTAGGCGACGAGGAGGACGCCGTCGGGTTGCTGCGCGACCAGCGGCGGCAGCAGCTGGGCAGCGCACTCGTCGGCGTACTCGGGCGCCGGCAGGTCGGCACGTAGATGGAACACGAATCGCTTGCCCTGCAGCGCGATCGCGACCAGCGACCGCCGTGGGTGGAACCCGAGCGCCGCCGGCACACAGCCGAGGAGGTCGGGGATCGAGGTGGCTCGCAGGACCGGTCGGTCTACCGGACGACCGGACCGCGACGTACTGAGTTTGCGCGCCGTGGCGCGTCTTGATCGACTGCTCACACTCACAAGATGCCGCCGCGCGGCGAAACGTGTCGGAGTTATCCACAGGGCCGGCCCGTCACGGCGCCGATGTCGGTACCGACTGCGACGATGGGCGTCATGCGCTCCGAGCCGACCGTGCTGCATCTCGACCTCGATGCATTCTTCGCTTCGGTCGAGCAGCGCGACAAGCCGTCTCTGCGTGGCAAGCCGGTCATTGTCGGCGGCATCGGCCCGCGTGGGGTCGTTTCGACGGCGTCGTACGAGGCGCGCACGTTCGGCGTGCATTCCGCGATGTCGACCGCGCAAGCGCGGGCCTTGTGCCCACACGCCGCCTTCCTCAACGGCCGGTTCGGAGCGTACCGCGCGACGAGCCGACGGGTGATGCGCGTGCTGCGCGACCTCTCGCCGATCGTCGAGCCGCTGTCCCTCGACGAGGCGTTCGTCGACCTCACCGCGAGCGCGCTGGACGACTTCTCCCCCACCGCGCTCGAGACCGCGATGCGCGATCTGAAGGCGTCGGTCCACGAAGCGAGCGGCGGCATCGCCGGCTCGGCCGGTGTCGCGACCTCGAAGCTGATCGCCAAGATCGCGAGCGACCTCGACAAGCCCGACGGCCTTCGCATCGTCGGCGCCGGCACCGAGCGCGACCTGATCCGGCCGATGCAGGTCACGGTGATCCCGGGAGTCGGTCCGGCGACGAGTGAACGCCTTCGGCGTGCCGGCATCCACACCGTCGCCGATGCCGAGCGAGTGACCGAGGCCGAGCTCGTCCGCCTGCTCGGCAACGCGCACGGCCACTCGCTACACAAGCTCGTCCGTGCCGACGACGACCGCCCGGTCGAGTCACAGCGGGAGACGAAGTCGGTCAGCGTCGAAGACACCTTCGACACCGACCTCGTCGACGCGACGTTGCTGCGCTCGATCGTCGCGAGGCACGCGGCTCATGTGTGCGAGCGACTGCGTGCCGCGCGCCTGTCCGGACGCACGGTCACCGTCAAGATTCGGCTGTACGACTTCACCACCCACAGCCGCTCCGCAACCCTTCCCGCACCGACCGACGACGCCCGCGTCGTCTCCCGGCTCGCCCGCCAACTCGTCGACGACGTCGACACCGGTGCAGGTGTCCGCCTGCTCGGCGTCGCAGTTTCCGGTCTCGCCGACTGGATCCAGGAAGACCTGTTCGGCGACGACGAGGAGCCCGACGAGCCGCCCAGCGGGCCCCTCCCGGCCGTGCACCAGCGCGCGCGCTACGTACCCGGCGGCGACGTCGTCCATCGGACGTACGGGCCGGGTTGGGTGTGGGGAGCCGGGCTCGGCCGGGTCACCGTTCGGTTCGAGACCGCGGCAACGCCGCCCGGCCCGGTCCGCACCTTCGGCATCGACGATCCCGACCTCGAACCCGCCCGCCCCGAAGACGACGATGGCGACGCAGACGACCCGGCTACCGTGTCCGCATGACGACCGAGCAGAGCCCTCCCGTCGCGCGCCGCATACCCCAAGAGCGCACGCATCACGGTGACACCGTTGTCGACGAGTACGAATGGCTGCGCGCCAAGGACGATCCCGAGACGATCGCGTACCTCGAGGCCGAGAACTCCTACACCGAAAGGCAGACCGAGCACCTCGCCGGGCTGCGCGAGTCGATCTTCACCGAGATCAAGGACCGCACCCAGGAGACCGACCTGTCGGTCCCGACGCGCCGAGGGTCGTGGTGGTACTACACGCGCACGGTCGAGGGCCGACAGTACGGCCTGCACTGTCGACGTCGCGTCGACGACCCCGACGACTGGACCCCGCCCGAGCTCGACGCGCACGAAGACGTCGACGGCGAACAGGTTCTCCTCGACGGCAACGCCGAGGCCGAGGGGCACGACTTCTTCGCCCTCGGTGCCTTTTCCGTCAGCCGCGACGGCAACCTGCTCGCGTACGCGACCGACACGACCGGCGATGAGCGGTTCACCATCCGGGTCAAGGACCTCCGCACGGGCGAGCTGCTCGCCGACACGATTCCCAACGCGCACTACGGTGCGACGTGGTCGCTGCAGGGCACCCACCTGTTCTACACGACCGTCGACGACGCCTGGCGTCCCGACAAGGTGTGGCGGCACCGCATCGGTGCCCCCACCGACGACGACGTCGTGGTCCTGCACGAGCCCGACGACCGCTACTGGGTCGGCGTCGGGTCAACCCGCAGCGAGCGGTATCTGGTGATCGCCCTCGGGTCGAAGGTCACCAGTGAGTACCACGTCATCGACGCAGCCGAGCCCGAGCAGGAGCCACGGGTCGTACTCCCCCGGCGCGAAGGCGTCGAGTACTCCGTCGACCACGTCGTGGTCGACGGCTCCGACCGGTTCCTCATCCTGCACAACGACGGCGCCGAGAACTTCGAGCTCGTCGAGACACCGGCCGATGCGACCGACCCGTCGAACTGGCGCACGCTGCTCCCCCACGACCCCGCCGTGCGCCTCGAGAGCTCCGACGCGTTCGCCGACCGCATCGTGGTCGGCTACCGACGCGATGCGCTCACCCGGCTCGGAGTCATCGAGATCGGCGCCGGAGGGTATGCGCCGATTCACGAGATCGAGTTCGACGAGACGCTGTTCGCCTGCGACACGGCGGGCAATCCCGAATGGACCCAACCGTTCGTCCGGATCGTCTACACGTCGTTCGTTACCCCGATGACGGTGTACGACTACGCGCCCGACTCCGGCTCACTGGTCGTACGCAAGCGACAGCCCGTGCTCGGCGGCTACGACCCTGCCGACTACGAGCAGCATCGCGCGTGGGCGATCGCCGACGACGGCGAGCGGATCCCGATCTCGGTGGTGGTTCGCAAGGGCACTCCGCACGACGGGTCCGCACCATTCCTGCTCTACGGCTACGGCGCGTACGAGGCCAGCTCCGATCCCGGCTTCAGCATCGCGAGGCTCTCGCTGCTCGACCGCGGCATGGGCTACGCGGTCGCGCACGTACGCGGGGGTGGCGAGATGGGCCGGCACTGGTACGAGAACGGCCGACTGTTGACGAAGCGCAACACGTTCACCGACTTCGTCGCGGCGGCCCGACAGCTGGTCGCCGACGGGTGGACGTCTCACGACCGCCTCGTCGCCGAGGGCGCCAGCGCCGGTGGGCTGCTGATGGGTGCGGTCGCCAACATCGCGCCGGAGGCGTTCGCCGGCGTGCTCACCGAGGTGCCGTTCGTCGACGCGCTGACCTCGATCCTCGACCCGTCGCTGCCGCTCACGGTGATCGAGTGGGACGAGTGGGGCAACCCGCTGCGCGACTCCGACGTGTACGCGTACATGAAGGCGTACTCCCCGTACGAGAACGTCACGGCGCAGGCGTACCCGCCGATCCTCGCGACCACCAGCCTGCACGACACCCGGGTCCTGTACGTCGAGCCGGCGAAGTGGGTAGCACGGCTGCGCGCGGTCACCGACGGCGCCGCAGACGTGCTGCTGAAGACGGAGATGAGCGCCGGGCACGGCGGCGTGAGCGGCAGGTACGAGTCGTGGAGAGAGCGCGCGTACGAGCTGGCCTGGGCACTCGACAAGGCCGGCCTGGCCAGCAGCTAGGAGACGATTCCGCCAAATCGTTCACACGAGCCCGCGGCGCGGCTTACGCTGCGGGCACACGATCGAGGGAGATCTCTGTGCCCGTACGTACTCGCATGTTCGCGCCCGTCGCGCTCGCCGCCGCCGGCCTCGTCCTCGCCTCGCTCACGGCGGCCGGGGCCCAGGCACCGCAGGGCGACCCCGACCAGCCCACCATGGCCGAGCTGGCCCGCTCGAGGTATGCCACCAAGGTCAAGGTCATGACCCGGAACGTGTTCCTCGGCGCCGACCTCGGGCCCGGCCTCGCCGCGCCCGACATCGACCGGCTCATCCGCGGCGCCGGCGAGATCCTGAACCAGGTGGACGCGAACAGGTTCGGAAAGCGGGCCGACGCGCTTGCACACGAGATCTCGCACACCAAGCCCGACCTGATCGGGCTCCAGGAGGTCGCCAAGTGGCGTACGGCACCGTGCGGCTCACCGTACTTCCCGCCGCAGGCCAAGCACGTGCGTTACGACTTCCTGAAGATGCTGCTGGCCAGGCTCAACGCCGACGGCCGTACGTACCGACTGGTGCGCGCGCAGAACCAGTTCGACTTCGAGGTCCCGGCGAACACGACCGGCGATCCCGCGCAGAACCACTGCGACACCAACGGCCGTCTCACGATGCGCGACGTCATCCTGGCGCGCACCGACGGGCGTCCCATCAAGGTGCGTCACCGGCAGGGCGGCACGTTCAAGCACCTGCTCAAGGTGCGGCCGGGCGGCCTGATCGACTTCCCGGTCAAGCGCGGCTGGCTGAGCGTCGACGCGAAGGTCGGCAAGAGCCCGTGGTTCCGGTTCGTCGACACGCACCTCGAGTCGTTCGACGACGAGTCGAAGCATCCCAGCATTCGCGCGCGCCAGGCCCGCGAACTGGTGAAGAAGTCCGGCCCGATCGGCTCCAGCAAGCTCCCCGCCGTGCTCGTCGGTGACCTGAACTCCGATGTACCCACCGAGGTCAAGCCCGGCGACGGGCAGGCGTTCCAGGCGCTCCTCGACGCCAAGATGCACTCGCGGTCGGTACGCAAGCCGCGGTCGTGCTGTCTGCATCTCGACCTACTCGGCCCGGACGCCGACCGCGACGACACGTCCCAACGCGACCATGTCGTGGACCACATCATGACCGACTCCCCCCAGCGGATCCTGCGGTTCCGCGGCAAGGTGACCGGTCTGAAGCCGTACCACGGCTGGTGGGGCTCCGACCACGCCGGTGTCGTGTCCACACTGCTGCTGATGAAATGACACCCGTGTGATCCTGAGAATCCTCTACCAAAGGTAAGAAAGGGCTGAGAGCCGCAACTTCGGCGAATTCTCATTCGTCTGGCCTGTATCGGCGGAATCATCGCCGGCCGCACAGCGTTGGAAATGGTGTCGATACCGGGGGTATTGACACCGAAGACGAAGGAGATGGTCTCAGTGGCTACGACGACCGCAACGAAGGCGTCCAAGACAACCGTACGTCGGCCGCGCGAGTCCGCCGAAGGACGCGACAGCGTCGGCATGTATCTCGATGAGATCTCGCGGACGCCGCTCTTGGACGCGGCTCGCGAGGTCGAGCTCGCCAAGGCGATCGAGGCGGGCTTGTTCGCTCGGCACCTGCTCGACGAGGGCAAGGTCGGCCGGGCGAAGGGTGGCGCCCCGAAGCGCGCGAGCGCCGAGGAGCTGGAGTGGCTCGTCGAGGAGGGCGAGCGCGCCATCCAGGAGTTCATCTCCGCGAACCTCCGGCTCGTCGTCTCGATCGCGCGCAAGTACGGCCGCGCCCAGATGCCGCTCCTCGACCTGGTGCAGGAGGGCAACACCGGCCTGATCCGCGCCGTGGAGAAGTTCGACTACGTCAAGGGCTTCAAGTTCTCCACCTATGCGACCTGGTGGGTACGCCAGGCGATCACCCGCGGCATCGCACAGCAGGCCCGCGTCGTACGCCTGCCCGTGCACGTCGTCGAGGAGCTGAACCAGGTCGGCGCCGCTCGCCGCAACCTCGAGCGCCAGTTGGGCCGTGAGCCCGAGCCCGACGAGATCGCCGGCGAGCTCGACATGGACCTTCATCGCGTCCTCGACCTGATCGCATGGGGCCGCGACCACGTGAGCCTCGACACCCCGGTCGACGAGGACGGCGACACCTCACTCGGCGACCTCGTCGCTCGCGAGACGCTGCCCGGCCCCGACATCACGGTGCTCGACGTCGAGTCGCGCGACCGGCTCTCGGGTCTGGTCGACAAGCTCGGCGAACGCGAGGCCGACATCATCCGCGCCCGCTACGGCCTGCTCGACGGCCGCCAGCACAAGCTCGCCGACATCGGCCGCCGGCATGGCATCTCCGCCGAGCGCGTACGTCAGCTCGAGCGCGAGGCGATCGCGCGGCTGCGTACGATCGCCGATCCCGATCTCGCCGCCTGACGCCAGCCCCGCTGGGCCGCACGTACTGGTGGGACACGCCCGCGTGTCGCCTCCAGAGCGTGCGTCTCAGCGGGCGGGGCGGGCGAGTGAGCGCCAGAGCTCGTCGACCCGCTTCTCCAGATCTGCCAACGAACCGGTGTTGTCG harbors:
- a CDS encoding DNA polymerase IV, which codes for MRSEPTVLHLDLDAFFASVEQRDKPSLRGKPVIVGGIGPRGVVSTASYEARTFGVHSAMSTAQARALCPHAAFLNGRFGAYRATSRRVMRVLRDLSPIVEPLSLDEAFVDLTASALDDFSPTALETAMRDLKASVHEASGGIAGSAGVATSKLIAKIASDLDKPDGLRIVGAGTERDLIRPMQVTVIPGVGPATSERLRRAGIHTVADAERVTEAELVRLLGNAHGHSLHKLVRADDDRPVESQRETKSVSVEDTFDTDLVDATLLRSIVARHAAHVCERLRAARLSGRTVTVKIRLYDFTTHSRSATLPAPTDDARVVSRLARQLVDDVDTGAGVRLLGVAVSGLADWIQEDLFGDDEEPDEPPSGPLPAVHQRARYVPGGDVVHRTYGPGWVWGAGLGRVTVRFETAATPPGPVRTFGIDDPDLEPARPEDDDGDADDPATVSA
- a CDS encoding sigma-70 family RNA polymerase sigma factor, whose amino-acid sequence is MVSVATTTATKASKTTVRRPRESAEGRDSVGMYLDEISRTPLLDAAREVELAKAIEAGLFARHLLDEGKVGRAKGGAPKRASAEELEWLVEEGERAIQEFISANLRLVVSIARKYGRAQMPLLDLVQEGNTGLIRAVEKFDYVKGFKFSTYATWWVRQAITRGIAQQARVVRLPVHVVEELNQVGAARRNLERQLGREPEPDEIAGELDMDLHRVLDLIAWGRDHVSLDTPVDEDGDTSLGDLVARETLPGPDITVLDVESRDRLSGLVDKLGEREADIIRARYGLLDGRQHKLADIGRRHGISAERVRQLEREAIARLRTIADPDLAA
- a CDS encoding S9 family peptidase, which produces MTTEQSPPVARRIPQERTHHGDTVVDEYEWLRAKDDPETIAYLEAENSYTERQTEHLAGLRESIFTEIKDRTQETDLSVPTRRGSWWYYTRTVEGRQYGLHCRRRVDDPDDWTPPELDAHEDVDGEQVLLDGNAEAEGHDFFALGAFSVSRDGNLLAYATDTTGDERFTIRVKDLRTGELLADTIPNAHYGATWSLQGTHLFYTTVDDAWRPDKVWRHRIGAPTDDDVVVLHEPDDRYWVGVGSTRSERYLVIALGSKVTSEYHVIDAAEPEQEPRVVLPRREGVEYSVDHVVVDGSDRFLILHNDGAENFELVETPADATDPSNWRTLLPHDPAVRLESSDAFADRIVVGYRRDALTRLGVIEIGAGGYAPIHEIEFDETLFACDTAGNPEWTQPFVRIVYTSFVTPMTVYDYAPDSGSLVVRKRQPVLGGYDPADYEQHRAWAIADDGERIPISVVVRKGTPHDGSAPFLLYGYGAYEASSDPGFSIARLSLLDRGMGYAVAHVRGGGEMGRHWYENGRLLTKRNTFTDFVAAARQLVADGWTSHDRLVAEGASAGGLLMGAVANIAPEAFAGVLTEVPFVDALTSILDPSLPLTVIEWDEWGNPLRDSDVYAYMKAYSPYENVTAQAYPPILATTSLHDTRVLYVEPAKWVARLRAVTDGAADVLLKTEMSAGHGGVSGRYESWRERAYELAWALDKAGLASS
- a CDS encoding universal stress protein; translation: MSTIVVGYVPKQEGRAALDRAAEEAVLRNARLVVVNSHRGGRDFDRDDALETEQQLQEVRDKLQDAGVDHEIRQLVRGMDPADDLIKVAEDLNADFIVIGLRRRSPVGKLILGSNAQRVLLDSPCPVLAVKAEK
- a CDS encoding DUF4192 domain-containing protein; translated protein: MQHGRLGAHDAHRRSRYRHRRRDGPALWITPTRFAARRHLVSVSSRSRRATARKLSTSRSGRPVDRPVLRATSIPDLLGCVPAALGFHPRRSLVAIALQGKRFVFHLRADLPAPEYADECAAQLLPPLVAQQPDGVLLVAYTEPEPSSDVRGVDRLSADALVAELRRKLSQHDIDVREAVRCDGARYWSYDCDREECCPSDGTPYDIESSSTLADAVFNGLEVLPDRSAVEQRFHGVAGARRVEMEAVTERMVTEVLAAGGLDVEDEQSWDHGRLGRHPDLLRAGAAYVTDLLSELDGERAGSLSDEDAARLTIWTLLLPVRDLAWSYIDRDNAEHHRQLWTGVAQRAVSPFEPAPLCLAAFACWLSGNGTQARCALDRVSEVEPAYSMGTLLTDMLERCVPPSAWRPFDPAMIRSQFPPEAEQQSA
- a CDS encoding glutamate-cysteine ligase family protein, translating into MGQEVDQRTFSREDRTRYRAKVRRCLDVFARMLSASRFDVDRPMSGIEIELNLIDEQGSPALKNVEALEAIADDDFQTELGQFNIEINVPPRRLDDGGLEAFESGIRDDLNEAARKASGVGAHLLVIGILPTLEHGHMTAESLSPNPRYELLSDQILAARGEDISITIDGADRLQTTADTIVPEAACTSTQLHLQVSPDDYAPYWNASQAVAGVQLALGANSPFLLGKQLWHETRIALFEQATDTRSEELKTQGVRSRVWFGERWINSIFDLFEENVRYFPALLPILEDEDPVEVFERGDTPSLAELRLHNGTIYRWNRPVYDVVADRPHVRVENRVLPAGPTIVDTMANAAFYFGVTRALVGDERPLWSQMSFSAAEENFHTAARHGIDAQLFWPGLGAVPATELVLRRLLPLAYEGLESFGVGARERDRLLGVIEQRCLTGRNGSTWQIAAFRKAYDDARRSRLDALRAVVLAYEERMHSNEPVHAWSL
- a CDS encoding endonuclease/exonuclease/phosphatase family protein, producing MPVRTRMFAPVALAAAGLVLASLTAAGAQAPQGDPDQPTMAELARSRYATKVKVMTRNVFLGADLGPGLAAPDIDRLIRGAGEILNQVDANRFGKRADALAHEISHTKPDLIGLQEVAKWRTAPCGSPYFPPQAKHVRYDFLKMLLARLNADGRTYRLVRAQNQFDFEVPANTTGDPAQNHCDTNGRLTMRDVILARTDGRPIKVRHRQGGTFKHLLKVRPGGLIDFPVKRGWLSVDAKVGKSPWFRFVDTHLESFDDESKHPSIRARQARELVKKSGPIGSSKLPAVLVGDLNSDVPTEVKPGDGQAFQALLDAKMHSRSVRKPRSCCLHLDLLGPDADRDDTSQRDHVVDHIMTDSPQRILRFRGKVTGLKPYHGWWGSDHAGVVSTLLLMK